One Mycobacteroides salmoniphilum DNA segment encodes these proteins:
- a CDS encoding class I SAM-dependent methyltransferase: protein MADRETLPLAGRRDEDLPGHWLLARLGKRVLRPGGRELTTRLLAAGKVTDADVVELGPGLGRTARDIVALHPRSYIGIDDTAAATESVRNVVASCGGRVIVADAASTGLPDASTDVVVGEAMLTMQSDKAKRAIVDEAYRVLRPGGRYAIHELGLTPDSVDAATKDAIRGALARSIKVNARPLTVAEWSELLRASGFEVVSTDRAAMALLRPRRVIADEGIIGALRLVKNVLLHGGARKRVLAMRRTFREHSDALTAVAVVGVRPQ, encoded by the coding sequence GTGGCTGACAGAGAAACGCTTCCGCTGGCTGGGCGCCGGGATGAAGACCTTCCCGGCCACTGGCTGCTGGCACGGTTGGGTAAGCGCGTACTGCGCCCGGGCGGGCGTGAACTGACCACCCGGCTCTTGGCCGCCGGGAAGGTGACTGATGCCGATGTGGTCGAACTCGGGCCCGGGCTGGGCCGGACTGCGCGCGACATCGTGGCGCTGCACCCGCGGTCCTATATCGGTATCGATGACACCGCGGCGGCCACGGAATCGGTGCGCAATGTCGTCGCATCGTGTGGTGGGCGCGTGATTGTCGCGGACGCCGCCAGTACGGGTCTGCCCGACGCCAGCACCGACGTCGTCGTGGGCGAGGCGATGCTGACGATGCAGAGCGACAAGGCCAAGCGGGCCATTGTGGACGAGGCATACCGGGTGTTACGGCCGGGCGGGCGGTACGCGATTCACGAGCTCGGGCTGACACCGGACTCCGTGGACGCGGCCACTAAGGACGCGATTCGCGGGGCTCTGGCCCGCTCGATCAAAGTCAACGCACGGCCGCTCACCGTGGCCGAGTGGAGTGAGCTGCTCCGTGCCTCGGGATTCGAGGTGGTGAGCACCGACCGGGCGGCGATGGCGCTGCTGCGCCCGCGGCGCGTCATCGCCGACGAGGGCATTATCGGAGCCCTGCGGCTGGTGAAAAACGTTCTCCTGCATGGTGGCGCGCGCAAGCGAGTGCTTGCCATGCGCCGTACATTTCGTGAACACAGCGACGCGCTGACGGCGGTCGCGGTAGTCGGCGTCCGGCCCCAATGA